Below is a window of Scyliorhinus torazame isolate Kashiwa2021f chromosome 21, sScyTor2.1, whole genome shotgun sequence DNA.
tcacctgtgccttacacctgctgcctcagatgcTTAGAAAGCAGCAGCAGGAATTTAACAGAAAGTGAAAAGCACATTGCAAAGCTTTAAAAcctctcagatcctttgatctgcaaggcttttattcacttcaaagagaaatagcctTTACTAGCCTGTAAGTGATAGCTTCCCGACAGCCAGATATCTGGTTTGATTATTTTCCTTTTCCTTCAcatttgaatggatctcaagtagcctgctgtgaaactaactgcattgtttataaacatctagctatggctGACAACTAATGACCACATCAAATGCACTGAACTCCACAGATGCTctcacacctgctgagattgtccagcactttctgtttttgttccagattccagcatctggaGTAATTTGCTCTTCCCTTTCCCTGACTCACGAGCTGACAGTCATACCACCCTATCCCTGACCATTGACCAACTCTAAGGGGGGTGACTGCACCCTGACAGAAAGTGGAACAGTGGTTTATATGATTTCCCCTTCCTACATCTCCTTCTTCTATTTCCCAGAAAGGTTTCAAGATCCCAGGAACTAGTAGTTGGGCACTCATAAGGCCCTTCTGCTTCACAGGTGGCAACGTATCAATGCAAACTTGAAGAAACCTTTGGTTATATACTACAGGGAGACCGAGGAAAATCTTTACTTTGAAAGCAGAATGGTTTGTTCCAAAATGTTGCAAGTACCTCCATGGTTGTTATTGCAGGCCCTCTTATCTCACATGGGAAGTGGATAAAGGACCGTGAGTGGGGAGGGTGCACCTGTCATTAAGCAGTCATCTGGGCCTGTGGCTGGGAGGCTGGATAATGGTGGATATCGCAGACTGTTGCAAGGCAAAAGCATTGCAGGTGCCAGGATAGCAGGCATTCACTAAGATCCATTTCTTGATTTTGTCGCTCACCAGACATCAACAGACTGGCAATTCTTGCCACGACAGTATCAAAGTTACATGTGTGATCCATTGGGAAACCTGGTTATCTGATGAGTTCACATGTTCTTTCATCCTGGTCTTCCATCCTCATGGCTTAGTATGATGCCAATCATGACTTAAAAGTTTCAATGCCCACCTGTCTTATGACTTTATATTTGCAATTTCAGAAACTCTGCCTGAATTGAGGAAATCAAACTCAGAGAATCACAACGTGAAGAGGCTGCGGAGATGGTTCATTTCAGCAAACTTAGTTCTTGGCAGTGGAAAAAAATGCTGCTGCTCCTTCCACTATTCTGTTCAATAACATTAGTTGCCACACTCTATGGATTTTATTTAAGGTATGTCAGCGTCGTAGCCAGTTATCTTCAGTGCTTTGAAAATGTATCTGAGGAATCACAATATAAAACAGTGAAAGACTCTGAAAGAGTGAAGATTTCTAGTAAAGGAATTTGGACAATGAATTCTATTGGACGACTTGGCAACCAGATGGGGGAATATGCAACACTGTACGCACTGGCAAAATTGAATGGTCACCAAGCATACATTTTGCCTGCCATGGCCAATTACCTGTCCCCTATCTTCAAAATTACCCTTCCGACCCTCCATGACAGTGTGAGAAATAGAATACACTGGAAGGGTTATAATCTCCATGACTGGATGGAGGATCAGTACCGCAGTATTCCAGGAGACTTCGTTATGTTCTCAGGCTACCCATGTTCATGGACCTTTTATCATCATATTCGAGAAGAAATTCTCCATGAGTTCACCTTTCATGACTTTCTGAAAGAACAGACCAATACGTTCCTTAGACGCATCAGAGGGGAGCAAAAGAATGTGACGTATGTTGGTGTTCACGTTCGAAGGGGAGATTACATACATGTCATGCCAAATGTGTGGAAAGGAGTTATAGCTGATAAGAAATATTTAGACACAGCAATGGCTTACTTCAGAAATAAATACAAAAATGTTGTTTTTGTCGTGACAAGTAATGGAATGGATTGGAGTAAGGAGAACATCGATAATTCCAAAGGAGATGTTTTCTTTTCAGACGATCCAAAGCAATCCAGTCCAGCTGATGACATTGCTATCCTTGCTCATTGTAATCACACCATAATGACAGTAGGGACATTTGGTTACTGGGTCGGCTACTTGGCAGGTGGAGAGACAATTTACCTCACAAACTTTACTTTGCCAGAGTCACCATTTCTAAAGTTATTTAAGTATGAGGCGGCATTTTTACCCGAGTGGATTGGACTTCCTGCTGATCTCTCacctcttctgcccaatggaaatgGGAAATAAGCAAAATAATTACATGTGCTATCACCTCAAAAGCTCATTAATTTTAGACCATTTGCGTTTAATTCATTTTCCAATCTTGAGAGCACCAAAATTAGCTTCTCGAGAGTAATCTATGTTAATTATGGAAATCAAAGTATCCAGAATGTCCACTCGAAGTTATTTTCAATTTTGAATGATTTGTCTTTATTATTTTAATTTTGTTATGTGCAAGAATGAGAGGCTGCCACACCTAATTATCTCACATGTATTTTCAGCAGTAAAATATCTCCAGAATAACACAATAGCCCTTTAATATAGCAATAATATTTACTAATATTGATTCTGGAAATCGAGGGCAGCATGATGACGCAGTGGGTTcgccctactgcctcacggcgctgaggtcccgggttcgatcccggctctgggtcactgtccgtgtggactttgcacattctccccgtgtttgcgttggtttcgcccccacaacccaaagatgtgcagggtaggtggattagccacactaagttgccccttaattggaaaaaaaaatgaattgggtactctaaatttatttttaaaaagattctggaaatctgaaatttagACAGAAAATGTCACTGATCCTGctatgtccaacattttctgtttttagaatACTTAGTAACCTTTCCAGTTTTTAAaagattcatttacgggatgtcactgggctaggccagcatttatcatccATTTCTAACTccattttagagggcatttgagaggtcaccacattgctgtggaactggagtcgcatgtatgccagaccaggtaaggatggcagaaaggggcattagtgaatcagatgggtttgcaCACcattggtttcatggttatcattcaactttcaattctagattcatggaattcaaatttcaccctctgccatggttggatttgaaACTGGGCCCCCAGATCTTAACCCTGGGGTGGGATCCTCAgttagccgacgccaaaatcggggagtgcaatcaggcagagaatagcttccgacaccaaaatcacagcagacgctggtttgacgccaaatcgcgattctccatcacctcaaaaaTGGCGCCATTGCGGTTCACTCCGTGCGTACTTTAAACACCGTTTGCCTATCATTAGTGGACccacctgcgattctccgcctccgatgggctgagttcccgacagcgtggttcacttgtgcttccaAAActcatgaacctggcgtggtggctgctcagagagagggtgcacagacagtgtccaacatcaccatggtgtgctgacagttgtgtctcTGGCCGGGAGGGCTTCTGTCAGGCCGGGGGAAGTAGTGGTggatgaccaggaggtgggctgtgggattgggatgggcggacacggagcaccattgccgcagccggcaaggcagccatgcagctgcgtacaccgctaacagcccatttTAAACTTAGTGCCAGGGGTCGTATAATTGTCCCCCCGGGGCATGTCCCTGGGTGCCCTCttgcccagccaacccatcagctataCAGGCATGGTCTGGCACAAtccgtgccatctttttggcttcgatgagggtgtgtgtggggagtatgcggCTGCATCTTGacggcctcccaagtgtcaatcacggacctgaccAATCCGGCACCATTCGTCTAGGTTcaataccacaaccccatcacctcCTTGATTGCAACCTGAAGTACCCAAAACCAACAATTGACTCCTCAAGGAACTATTTCACCTTTGTCATTAAGGTGGAAAACTGGCAGAGCAGATTATTAACCTGGCTGGCCTTTACATCTGAAAATACAGCACTGGCCTGTAATAGAGAAAACTAGAATCCTACACGAAGTCATGCTGTAGCTGCAGAAAGCATTTGTGAgagcacacttggagcactgtgtttGAGTTCAGGGCAACAAATCTTATGAAGGGCATATTCTCCTCGGAGGGAGTGCCGATTAAATTATGGGTAACTGGGTTCAGAGTGAAACGATAATCGAGGGTCTGGGGGACATTACCTAAATATTTGAACCAGATTTTTCAGGTGTGAAATTTGGAACAACATTATACGTAAAGGGTGTTCTGCGCTTGGAGCTCTCTTACACAAATGGTAGTTGGTGCTGCATTTACTTTCATTTCCAATCAGAGTTTGAAGGGTTCAggcacaaatcccgttatggccagcAAAGCTCATAATTCTACCACAATGCCCCAACACAAAGGAAGGATTTTCCACCCTGCTTTTCAGTGGGTGGGAAGACCAGAGGGGGTGGAGAGTCCAACTGGAGGCCCAAATCAGCTTTTACGCTGGTGGGAATTCCCGTTGACATTGTCATTGCCCCCACCAATGATGTAATGAGGGTCCCGCCATGAAAAGTCCAGAACTCATTAGCATACATTCACGTATACATAGCGCGCCTCCCTGTTGGAATATAGCCCCTTTTAGGGAATTTGCCAGAGGTTCCGGCCTCAAACTGGGTAATTATATTTAAATACGTGTACTCGCCAAATCAGGTTCTCGCTGTAATCAGGTTCTCGGGCAATTGGGCCAGACATAGCGGCCGGGAGACTCGCAATGGGTTTGACACGCGGCGAGGATCCTGATTTGTCCCTCTCGATGATTCAACAGGCCATCGCGAATCCCAGCTGAGGCGAACAGCCCCGGGGACTCGTCCCCAATGTATCTCTTCAAAGTGTTCGAAATAATCAGGTGAAGGCAAGCTTGTTAGTTTGTCAGTTAAATGTGTGAAAAAAAATAGTGACCACATAATTTACTTTGCGTAAATCTACAATTTAGCGTATCTTTGTCTACACCCAATTTAcagtttaaaaattattttaaaaatagaaatgTTGTTTGAGAACTTATTAGAAGAGAAAAATAAGGGTCCCCACAATTCACGTATGGTCTAGATGCCTTGGGCGGTGGCCAGAGTATCAAACTTTGGTCTCTCAATATAAAAGCATAGACAAGGACACAAGCATTGCCATGAGAAAGTTTATCACTTTACCAGCCTCCTCTCGAATTTGCCCTTCATTTTAACGCCAGGTTGAAATATTCCAATGAATTGCTCCCAGTATTCCAATTCTCATTTCCTGTTTTGATTTCCTGTCTCAATCGTCTACTTTCAATTACTCAATCCTATCCCAACCATGTGCCCTGGAGAAATCTTGCCATCCAATAAAATATCTTCATGTCTGTATTTAAAAACCTCCAGACAAGGTTCAAACAGTTTGTAAAGTTCAAACAGTTAATCATCAGCCTTTTCCCACTGCTACAGGTTTTTAAAGAGACAAAGGACTGCAAGCTCACACTTGACTGAAACAAGATACTCCATTCTGCTGTATGATAAGATTTAAACTATTTATTTGATCCGTttatctttttcttttcatttaagCCAGTTTTCAACATCTGATTTCATAGCATCACCTATCCTTTATTAAATTCAGATCTCAAAGACATTCTCACCCAAACTTGTTAGGACATTCAAAGCTTCTGTTCCCTAAGGGGGGTGATGTGATAGCACAACAAATTCTCCCATTTGTTCCAAATTCCTCGAGAGCGTGTTTAAAATTTCTGCTTTGAACTGGCGTCCCTGAGTTCCCATAAATCAGCAATTAAAACTTATATTAAGTAATTTAGACGCATCTGTTTCCGGGCAATTTAAAAATCAATAAATTCCCTGCTTAAATCGTTAACTTCTGTGCTCCAAATTATTTTCCTATATCATTCCTTTTTTTTCCTTTAAACATTTCACTTGTAACTTGTTTTGAAGAATTCAAATTGGATCAATGCCTAACTGCAAGGTTAATACGACCTTGACTCAGGACAATACAAGCTTGTACTTCTCTGCAACCCAACTCATTCTTTATTtaaaggaccataagacataggagcagaaataggccactcggcccatcgagtctgctccaccattcaatcatggctgatatttttctcatccctattctcctgccttctccccataacccctgatcccctcattaatcaagaacctatctatctctgtcttaaagacattcagcgatttggcctccacagccttctgcagcaaagagttccacagattcaccaccctttggctgaagaaattcctcctcatctctgttttaaaggattttctctttagtctgaggttgtgtcctctggttctagtttttcctacaagtggaaacgtcctctccatgtccactctatccaggcctcgcagtatcctgtaagtttcaataagataccccctcatccttctaaactccaacgagtaccgacccagagtcctcaacccttcctcatacgacaagctgttcattccagggatcattcttgtgaatctcctctggaccctttccaaggccagcacatccttccttagatacggggcccaaaactactcgcaatactccaaatggggtctgatcagagccttatacagcctcagaagtacatccctggtcttgtattctagccctcttgacatgaatgctaacattgcatttgccttcttaactgctgactgaacctgcacgttaaccttcatagaatcgtgaacaaggactcccaagtccttttgtgcttctgatttcctaagcatctccccatttagaaaatagtctatgcctaaattcctccttccaaagtgcataacctcacactttgccacattgtatttcatttgccacttcattgcccactctcctagcttgtccaagtccttctgcagcctccttgcttcctcaacactacctgcccctctacatgtctttgtatcatctgcaaacttagcaacagtgccttcag
It encodes the following:
- the LOC140398476 gene encoding galactoside alpha-(1,2)-fucosyltransferase 2-like, coding for MVHFSKLSSWQWKKMLLLLPLFCSITLVATLYGFYLRYVSVVASYLQCFENVSEESQYKTVKDSERVKISSKGIWTMNSIGRLGNQMGEYATLYALAKLNGHQAYILPAMANYLSPIFKITLPTLHDSVRNRIHWKGYNLHDWMEDQYRSIPGDFVMFSGYPCSWTFYHHIREEILHEFTFHDFLKEQTNTFLRRIRGEQKNVTYVGVHVRRGDYIHVMPNVWKGVIADKKYLDTAMAYFRNKYKNVVFVVTSNGMDWSKENIDNSKGDVFFSDDPKQSSPADDIAILAHCNHTIMTVGTFGYWVGYLAGGETIYLTNFTLPESPFLKLFKYEAAFLPEWIGLPADLSPLLPNGNGK